The Deinococcus aerolatus region CGGCACGCCGCGCCCTGCCATTTGCCTGATGCCCGGCACACCAGACGCCCCCACCTTTCCGCACGACCGGTGGGCGGCCCTGAAGGCTGCTGCCGAGCATGCTTTTGAGAGCGTGATCGCCGCCAGCGCCTTTGAGCGCGTGACCATCGGCGAGCCGTGGAGCACCGACACCCTGAGCCTGAACCACAGCCGGCGCAGCGGCGTTCCGGCTTTCGGCATCGAGTTCAACGCGGGCCTGCATCTCAGGGACGGACAGCCGGTAGACAGCGCCATGCGGGGGATAAACGCGGCTTTCGCGGTGTTCGCAGACGCGGCGCTGGCCCTGGTGGGCTGAGCCGCCTGTCCAGGCCTGTTCAGGACAAGTCGCCGGCGCTGGCCGCCGGGCCGCTTGACCTGATTGTGAATCCCGAACTGGCTGTGACCCTGGGCGAATGTGCCAGGGTAAGGACATGACTTCTCCTCTGCTCCCTCCGCACGCTCCCCGCCTGGGGTTGGGCCTGGCCGCCCTGGGCCGGCCCGGCTACATCAATCTGGGCCACGGAGATGACCTGACAGACAAGACCCCCCAGGCCATGCAGATCCACGCCTGGCACGTACTGGACACCGCCTGGGCTGCCGGCATCCGCTACTTCGACGCGGCCCGCAGCTATGGCCGCGCCGAGGTCTTTCTGGGCGACTGGCTGCGCGCACGCGGTCACACGGCAACCGTCGGCAGCAAGTGGGGCTACACCTACGTCGCGGACTGGCGTACCGACGCCGACACGCACGAGGTCAAGAGCCATGATCTGGACACGCTGGAGCGGCAATGGCCCGAAACCCTGGCGGCCCTGGGCCGCGCCCCGGACCTCTACCTGATCCACTCCGCGACGCTGGAGACGGGCGTCCTGGAAAACCGGCGGGTGCTGTCACGGCTGGCCGAACTGGCCGGCGCCGGCGTGCGCGTGGGTCTGTCCACCAGCGGACCAGGGCAGGCCCACACGGTGCGGCGGGCCCTGGAGGTCACGGTGGACGGGGTCAACCCCTTCAGCGCCGTGCAGGCCACCTGGAACGTGCTGGAGCCGTCGGTCGGGGCGGCCCTGGCGGAGGCCCATGCGGCAGGCTGGTCTGTGGTGGTCAAGGAGGCGGTGGCCAACGGCAGGTTGACCGGACGCGCTGACCTTCCGCCCGCGCTGGCCCAGGTAGGCCACGAACTGAACGCTGGTCCCGACGCCGTGGCCCTGGCCGCCGCACTGGCCCAGCCGTGGGCCGACGTGGTGCTGAGCGGCGCGACCACCTCGGAGCAGCTGGAGGGCAACCTGCGGGCGCTGACGCTGACGGGCGACTTCTCCGCGCTGGCAGGCCTGGCCGAGTCGCCGGAGGCCTACTGGCAGACGCGGGCGCGGCTGGCCTGGAACTGAGGCCAGGATCGGGAAGAGGGGGCTGGCCCCTTCAGCTGGCCCGCTCCTCCTTTCCGCCGTCCGCCACCTTCTGCAGACTGGGCCGGATGTTGACCAGTTCCGACGTGGCCGTGTGCCACACCAGCACCGGATCAATGCCGAAATAATCGTGCGCCACCAGATTGCGGATGTCGCGCAGATAGGCCCACGGCACCTGCGGGTGGCGGTCCTCCACGCTCTGCGGGATGAACTTGGTCGTCTCGCCCAGCCGCGCAAGGTTGCGCAGCACAGCGTCGCGGGTGCGCTCGTCGTCAAGAAAGCTGTCCAGTGTGTGGTCCGCCGTGTACTCGCGCACGCGGTCCAGGGCGTCCAGTACGTCATAGAGCCGCCAGCGCCAGCGCTTGCGCCGGAAGGTGGTCTGCGGATGGCGCGGCACGTCCAGCACGTCCACCGCGTCACTGAGAATCTCGCGGCGCAGCTGCGGTTTCAGGCCGCCCTCGGTCAGGACGTCGATACGGCGGCGCAGGGTGTCCTCGAACAGGTCCTTGACGTGCATCAGGTCCAGCAGGCCCGCCTCGATGTCGAAATCCACCAGAAGGTCCACGTCTGACAGGTCCGTGGCCTCGCCGCGCGCCACCGAACCAAAAATCCGCACGCGCGACACGCCCATGCGGCGCCACTGGCCCTGCACGGAGCGAATGACGCGGGCCACCTCCTGCAGGCTGGTGTCGGGAAAGAGGGTCTGCTCAGGCATCACCGCCCGAGCATAGCGGCCCAGGGGGCAGGCCACGCACTAGCATCACGGTCATGATCGTCGCCGTGGGCCATGACCTGATCGAGATCTCGCGCATCCGCCGCATGCTGGAGCGCGAGGGGCCACGCGCCGAACGGCTGTTTGCTCCCGCAGAACTGGCGTACTGCGCCCGCCTGAGTGACCCGGCCCCCAGCCTGGCGGCCCGCTTCGCCGCCAAGGAAGCCTTTCAGAAGGTCTGGCCCCGGCCCCACGGCTGGCGCGACGTGTGGGTGGTGCGGGAGGCCACGCCGGACGGCCCCTTTCCCTTCACGCGGCCTTTTCTAGCCTTTGGCCCCGACATTGACGCCGAGATGCAGGAACGCGGCTGGGTGGCCCACCTGACGCTAACGCACACGAAAGAACACGCCTCAGCGGTGGTGGTGCTGGAGGAGCGCTAACCTGACCGCCATGCCCATTCGCCTGATTGCGACCGATCTGGACGGCACGCTGCTGCGTCCGGACCTGAGCGTCAGCCCGCGCACCCGCCGGGCGCTGGACGCGGCGCGGGTGGCGGGCATCCTGACGGTTCCGGTCACGGCGCGGCAACCGCGTGGGGTTCAACAAATCGCACAGGCCGCAGGGTTTGCAGGGTGGGCGCTGTGCGGCAACGGCGCCCACGGCGTTCACCTGGGCACCGGGGAAGTGCTGTTCGAGGCGCATGTGACGGCGGCGGCGCAGCGTGCCCTGGCCGTGGCTCTGGCCGAACGCGTTCCCGGCGTGCTGTTCGTCAGCGTTCGGCAGGGCGGCGAGGGCTTCGTGGCCCAGACGGGTTACGCCGACATCGCCGGATTCGGGGACCACCACCGCGAGCCCGGCGACATGGGCAGCTTCCTGCTGGATGAGGTGCTGGCCGAGCCGAGCCTGAAGCTGATCGTGCGCCACCCGGCGCTGACCCCGCGCGAACTGCTGCAGGAGGTTCAGGCCCTGAACCTGGGAGGCCACGCCGTGACCCACAGCGGCGCTCCGTTTCTGGAGGTGCTGGCCGAGGGGGTCAGCAAGGCGTGGGGGCTGGCGCGGCTGTGCGGGACCCTGGGCATCGCCCCGTCCGAGGTGCTGGCCTTCGGGGACGCCCCCAACGACGCCGAGATGCTGGCCTGGGCCGGGCGCGGCGTGGCGATGGCCAACGCGGAGCACGAAGCGCTGGAAGCCGCAGATGAAGTGACCCTCAGCAACGCGGAGGACGGGGTGGCAGCGGTGATCGAGCGACTGCTCTCCCAGACCGCGCCCGCCACCACCGCTCCAGGCGTGGCCTCCGCCCCATCGGCGTCCGGCTCGTAGTCCAGCGGGTGACCGAGGGCGCAGTCCGGGTCGGCGCACAGGGCCGCACCAGCCGCCCGCCAGTCTTCAGCCCCATCCACTGCCTCATCACCCCGTCGCCCGGCCATACTCTGGAGCCAGAGAAGACAGATTGCCTTTCATCTGACATCGCACGGCGCCCGCGCAGCTTAGGCTGGGGCATGAACCCCACACTGCTGATGGTGGCCCTCGCCCTGCTGGTGCTGAGCCCGTCGGCGCTGGCGCAGGGCACAACCGCTGCTCCTCCCCGCCCTCCGGCGGCTGCGGCCACCCGGACCCCGGCTGAGCAGGCCGCCTTCACGCGTGGGCGGGCGCTGATGACCGAGTTTCTGGCGCTCCGGCTGGAGCGGCTGTGGAACTCCTTCACGCCGGCCGTGCAAGGGCAGTGGGGCACGCTGGACGGCTTCACGACCTTCCGCAAGACGGGCATCGAGCAGTACGGCCGGGAAACGAAACTGGTGCGCGAGCGGACCTTCATGCAGGGCAACGAGGCGGTCTACGTCCGCAGCGCCATCTACGAGAAGTTTCCCGATCAGGTCTGGGCCTTTGTAATGGGCTTCACGGGCGACCGGGTCACCACATTCGGCGTGCTGCTGGAAGAGGAACGCACCGATGACCCGGTGGCACTGGGTCACTGACCGTCAGCTTATGGCCCGCTCTGCTGCGCCAGAACCTCGCCGTCGCCGTTGGTCACAGCGAAGGTGTACTGCTGGGCCTCCAGTTTCTTCCAGCCCACGCGCTGGCCCTCGCAGGCATCCGGCAGAACCACCAGCGCCGGCGTGGGGTAGCGGTTGCCCAGGCTGCTCTGCCGGAACAGTTCCAGCGTGCGGGCCAGCGCAATGGCGCAGTTCTGGGCGGCGGCGCGCGCTGTCACGTCCCCGGCGTTGGCTGCGCCCCGGACCCGCTGCCCGGTCTTCAGGTCGGCGACCTCGGTTTCCAGGGCAGCGATA contains the following coding sequences:
- a CDS encoding 4'-phosphopantetheinyl transferase superfamily protein, whose protein sequence is MIVAVGHDLIEISRIRRMLEREGPRAERLFAPAELAYCARLSDPAPSLAARFAAKEAFQKVWPRPHGWRDVWVVREATPDGPFPFTRPFLAFGPDIDAEMQERGWVAHLTLTHTKEHASAVVVLEER
- a CDS encoding HepT-like ribonuclease domain-containing protein, coding for MPEQTLFPDTSLQEVARVIRSVQGQWRRMGVSRVRIFGSVARGEATDLSDVDLLVDFDIEAGLLDLMHVKDLFEDTLRRRIDVLTEGGLKPQLRREILSDAVDVLDVPRHPQTTFRRKRWRWRLYDVLDALDRVREYTADHTLDSFLDDERTRDAVLRNLARLGETTKFIPQSVEDRHPQVPWAYLRDIRNLVAHDYFGIDPVLVWHTATSELVNIRPSLQKVADGGKEERAS
- a CDS encoding aldo/keto reductase produces the protein MTSPLLPPHAPRLGLGLAALGRPGYINLGHGDDLTDKTPQAMQIHAWHVLDTAWAAGIRYFDAARSYGRAEVFLGDWLRARGHTATVGSKWGYTYVADWRTDADTHEVKSHDLDTLERQWPETLAALGRAPDLYLIHSATLETGVLENRRVLSRLAELAGAGVRVGLSTSGPGQAHTVRRALEVTVDGVNPFSAVQATWNVLEPSVGAALAEAHAAGWSVVVKEAVANGRLTGRADLPPALAQVGHELNAGPDAVALAAALAQPWADVVLSGATTSEQLEGNLRALTLTGDFSALAGLAESPEAYWQTRARLAWN
- a CDS encoding HAD family hydrolase → MPIRLIATDLDGTLLRPDLSVSPRTRRALDAARVAGILTVPVTARQPRGVQQIAQAAGFAGWALCGNGAHGVHLGTGEVLFEAHVTAAAQRALAVALAERVPGVLFVSVRQGGEGFVAQTGYADIAGFGDHHREPGDMGSFLLDEVLAEPSLKLIVRHPALTPRELLQEVQALNLGGHAVTHSGAPFLEVLAEGVSKAWGLARLCGTLGIAPSEVLAFGDAPNDAEMLAWAGRGVAMANAEHEALEAADEVTLSNAEDGVAAVIERLLSQTAPATTAPGVASAPSASGS